A window of the Chloroflexus sp. Y-396-1 genome harbors these coding sequences:
- a CDS encoding glycosyltransferase family 4 protein, giving the protein MTLNLAFLTVGNPDRRTGGYLYHREVFRRWRAWGQPVDEIVLGPADVAGQLAARAQVERFIDPSRYDVLIIDALARAVVAPWIDTWRTYRPIVALIHELPTLAGANDPQEHQWERTLLRADVLVTVSDEGAMALIERGADPACIHVVSGGCDRLRNDIPPNLPREMLVIAVGQWIPRKNIAHLVRAWSQIASNTWRLELIGETDADPAYATEIWHAIRHCPTPVIVRGVVPDNELAERYARASIFALPSRFEGYGLVFAEALACGLPVIAGAVGPVPTLVGNGGILVPPDDEQALVHALRTVMADPLLRQHLSEAAQQRAASLPRWDETAQRLLTAVRNAFTGHTT; this is encoded by the coding sequence ATGACACTAAACCTCGCCTTCCTCACCGTCGGTAATCCTGATCGCCGTACTGGTGGGTATCTGTACCACCGTGAAGTCTTTCGCCGCTGGCGCGCTTGGGGTCAACCGGTCGATGAAATCGTGCTGGGACCAGCAGATGTAGCCGGACAACTTGCGGCTAGGGCACAGGTGGAGCGCTTTATTGATCCGAGTCGCTACGATGTTCTAATAATTGATGCACTTGCCCGTGCGGTAGTTGCACCGTGGATTGATACCTGGCGCACATACCGACCGATCGTCGCCCTCATCCACGAGCTACCTACGCTCGCAGGCGCCAACGATCCGCAAGAACACCAATGGGAACGAACCTTGCTCCGCGCCGATGTCCTGGTTACCGTCAGTGATGAAGGTGCGATGGCCCTAATTGAGCGAGGCGCCGACCCGGCCTGCATTCACGTCGTGTCTGGCGGCTGTGATCGTTTGCGAAACGACATACCGCCGAATCTACCCCGTGAAATGCTGGTCATTGCTGTTGGTCAGTGGATACCGCGCAAAAACATAGCCCACCTGGTGCGAGCCTGGAGTCAAATCGCGTCTAACACCTGGCGCCTCGAATTGATCGGTGAAACTGATGCCGACCCAGCCTACGCGACAGAGATCTGGCATGCCATACGACACTGCCCAACACCGGTCATTGTGCGTGGTGTAGTGCCCGACAACGAGTTGGCCGAGCGTTATGCTCGTGCAAGCATCTTCGCCCTGCCATCGCGATTTGAAGGGTACGGCTTAGTCTTTGCCGAAGCGCTGGCATGCGGATTACCGGTCATTGCCGGTGCTGTCGGCCCCGTACCGACGCTGGTTGGCAACGGTGGCATCCTGGTACCACCTGACGATGAACAGGCGCTGGTGCACGCCTTGCGCACTGTTATGGCAGATCCGCTCCTACGTCAGCATCTGAGCGAGGCGGCCCAACAAAGGGCTGCTTCGTTACCGCGATGGGACGAAACTGCCCAACGACTACTGACAGCCGTTAGGAACGCTTTTACAGGACACACCACCTAA
- a CDS encoding 6-carboxytetrahydropterin synthase, translated as MYEIGISAQFEAAHRLEGNFGPATRMHGHTYRIEAIVAGHHLHPDGTLFDITRLQDAVNAIVADLHYRDLSTVEGLQHMNTTAENVARYCWERIASAVRGVGLQTLTVRIWENPQAFASYSAALEG; from the coding sequence ATGTACGAGATCGGCATATCTGCCCAATTTGAGGCAGCTCACCGGTTAGAAGGCAACTTTGGCCCGGCTACTCGGATGCATGGCCACACCTATCGCATTGAAGCGATTGTCGCCGGACATCATCTGCATCCCGATGGAACACTGTTTGACATCACGCGCTTGCAAGATGCAGTCAACGCAATCGTCGCCGATCTCCACTACCGTGATCTGAGTACCGTTGAAGGTCTGCAACACATGAACACCACTGCCGAAAATGTGGCTCGATACTGCTGGGAACGGATTGCGTCCGCAGTCCGTGGTGTTGGCTTGCAGACATTAACGGTGCGTATCTGGGAAAACCCACAGGCGTTTGCTAGTTACAGTGCCGCGCTGGAGGGATAG
- a CDS encoding zinc-binding alcohol dehydrogenase yields MRPLTAQAIWFTAPQTVSIREETVPPPTAGEVRIAAIASFISHGTERLVYRGEVEPTLALDLPTLRGSFAFPIKYGYAIVGNVIDVGPEVEHLQIGDPVVALHPHQTIFTIPAHLVKQLPTSLPPEAGGFYANVETALTICHDAAPRLGETVVVLGQGVVGLLVTQLLQRAGARVIAVEPDNTRRALAERFGVLTLAYADRTTIADLTDGRGADIVIEVSGSPAALQQAIELTAVEGLVVVASWYGQKPVTLMLGEHFHRGRVRLRSSQVGRLAPETYPRWDYHRRSRTVIDLLPQLRLIELISHQFPFTEAKAAYTLIDQAPAGLVQVMLRYESLSPAEHLHQPHS; encoded by the coding sequence ATGAGACCACTCACTGCCCAGGCCATCTGGTTTACAGCACCGCAGACTGTCAGCATTCGTGAGGAAACTGTACCACCACCTACAGCCGGCGAGGTACGCATTGCCGCCATTGCTTCGTTCATCAGCCACGGTACCGAACGGCTCGTCTATCGCGGTGAGGTCGAACCAACGCTTGCACTCGATCTGCCAACGCTGCGGGGTAGCTTTGCGTTTCCGATCAAATACGGTTACGCTATCGTTGGCAATGTAATCGATGTTGGGCCAGAGGTTGAGCATCTTCAGATCGGTGATCCGGTTGTTGCCCTGCATCCGCATCAAACAATATTTACTATCCCTGCTCATCTGGTCAAACAACTACCTACCTCTCTCCCACCAGAAGCGGGTGGATTCTACGCCAACGTCGAAACTGCGCTCACCATTTGCCACGATGCGGCTCCCCGACTGGGCGAAACAGTTGTCGTACTGGGGCAAGGTGTCGTTGGGTTACTGGTCACGCAACTCTTACAACGCGCCGGCGCCCGCGTCATCGCCGTCGAACCCGACAACACCCGCCGCGCATTGGCAGAGCGATTCGGCGTTCTGACCCTCGCCTACGCTGATCGCACAACTATCGCCGACCTTACCGACGGTCGGGGCGCAGATATTGTGATTGAAGTCAGTGGTTCACCGGCTGCCTTGCAACAGGCAATAGAGCTAACCGCCGTTGAGGGGTTGGTCGTGGTTGCGTCGTGGTACGGCCAGAAACCGGTCACGCTTATGCTGGGCGAACACTTTCATCGTGGTCGGGTACGGTTGCGTTCCTCACAGGTTGGAAGGCTAGCCCCTGAAACGTATCCGCGCTGGGACTATCATCGTCGTAGTCGCACGGTCATTGATCTCCTGCCGCAGTTGCGTTTAATCGAACTCATCAGTCATCAGTTTCCGTTCACTGAGGCAAAGGCAGCGTACACCTTGATCGATCAGGCCCCAGCAGGTCTAGTGCAGGTGATGCTCCGGTATGAGTCGCTATCACCGGCGGAACATCTACACCAACCGCATTCGTAA
- a CDS encoding RibD family protein, whose translation MMRPRVTLCFAQTLDGRVAAVDGSSQWISGSESLRFCHYLRANSDAIMVGIGTVLRDNPRLTTRLVKGPDPLRVIVDTHLRTPLHAAVIRDGAAHGTVLACTAAATDERRAELQACGATILTLPEAAGGGVDLAALLAALSERGIATVMVEGGSRVITSLLRAKLVDAVAITIAPLILGSGPTAIGDLGIPTLSQALKFANPTWTPCGVDVVLEGELVYESTK comes from the coding sequence ATGATGCGTCCTCGAGTTACGCTATGTTTTGCTCAAACACTTGACGGACGGGTTGCCGCCGTCGATGGTAGCTCACAGTGGATTAGCGGATCAGAGTCACTGCGCTTTTGTCATTATCTGCGGGCAAATAGTGATGCGATTATGGTCGGCATTGGCACGGTGCTGCGCGATAATCCACGTCTGACCACGCGCCTGGTGAAGGGGCCTGATCCGTTACGGGTTATTGTTGATACCCATCTGCGCACACCGCTTCATGCGGCTGTCATTCGTGATGGCGCGGCACACGGTACAGTACTGGCCTGTACCGCAGCCGCAACGGATGAACGACGCGCCGAGTTACAGGCCTGCGGAGCAACCATTCTGACACTTCCAGAGGCTGCTGGAGGTGGAGTCGATCTGGCTGCACTCCTTGCCGCCCTAAGTGAACGTGGCATTGCTACAGTTATGGTCGAAGGTGGATCACGGGTCATCACCAGTCTGTTACGTGCAAAACTGGTTGATGCCGTAGCAATCACGATTGCACCGTTAATTCTCGGCAGCGGGCCAACGGCGATTGGTGATCTGGGTATTCCGACGCTGAGTCAGGCACTGAAATTCGCCAATCCAACCTGGACACCGTGCGGAGTTGATGTTGTGCTCGAAGGGGAACTGGTGTATGAGAGTACGAAATGA
- the folB gene encoding dihydroneopterin aldolase: protein MHDWGIGHDRIILSGMQFIGYHGTRPEENRLGQRFVVDVAVQLDLREAGLNDELSQTVDYSQIHDRVRDIVCGPPLKLTEAVAERIATAILQDHPSIVAVAVRVTKPGVRLGETILAGSVVEIVRRR, encoded by the coding sequence ATGCATGATTGGGGAATCGGACATGACCGCATTATTTTAAGTGGTATGCAATTTATCGGGTACCATGGCACACGTCCAGAGGAAAACCGGCTCGGTCAGCGATTTGTCGTGGATGTTGCGGTACAGCTCGATCTGCGAGAGGCAGGGCTGAACGACGAATTAAGCCAGACGGTTGATTACAGTCAGATCCATGATCGCGTTCGCGACATTGTTTGCGGCCCACCGCTTAAACTCACCGAAGCAGTTGCCGAACGGATCGCCACAGCCATTCTGCAAGATCATCCGTCGATTGTGGCAGTGGCTGTCCGGGTAACAAAGCCCGGAGTACGGTTAGGTGAGACCATCCTCGCCGGTTCAGTTGTAGAAATCGTGCGCCGAAGATGA
- a CDS encoding class I SAM-dependent methyltransferase, producing MLDPITEQNRRSWNAVVPVHSSHRADEATFLRNGGSTLFPEEVALLGDVRGCRLLHLLCNTGADSLSLAAQGAIVTGVDLSDAAITHARTLSAASGIPATFVQADVYEYLANATAANLQFERIYAGYGVICWLRDLAAFANGVAALLTPGGRFVLMEFHPVSNMFTTDWQLAYDYPQYGQALTLPGVGDYVGAAEGGLSPSGFVPGMSDFVNPEPCILYRWGVGEVVTAFAQAGLRLRALHEYCYVNGERPFTRMVAQAGRRMFPPADIPNIPLMYGLAVEKDTTYA from the coding sequence TCGTTCCTGGAACGCTGTCGTACCGGTGCATAGCAGTCACCGCGCCGATGAAGCCACGTTTCTACGCAATGGGGGATCGACCCTGTTTCCAGAAGAAGTCGCACTGCTCGGCGATGTGCGTGGCTGTCGATTGCTACACCTGCTCTGCAATACCGGCGCCGATAGCCTCTCGCTGGCAGCGCAGGGGGCAATCGTGACCGGGGTTGACCTCAGCGATGCAGCTATTACTCACGCACGAACATTAAGTGCTGCCAGTGGTATCCCGGCCACCTTTGTTCAAGCCGATGTCTACGAATATCTGGCCAACGCGACCGCAGCGAACCTGCAATTTGAGCGCATCTACGCAGGTTACGGGGTCATCTGCTGGCTACGCGACCTCGCTGCGTTTGCCAACGGTGTTGCGGCGCTGCTTACTCCTGGTGGGCGCTTTGTGTTAATGGAGTTTCATCCGGTTTCAAACATGTTCACCACTGACTGGCAACTGGCTTACGATTATCCGCAGTACGGTCAGGCGTTGACCCTGCCGGGAGTAGGGGATTATGTTGGCGCCGCCGAAGGTGGGCTGTCGCCATCGGGATTTGTGCCCGGCATGAGCGATTTTGTCAACCCGGAACCGTGCATCCTCTACCGATGGGGAGTAGGAGAAGTCGTTACGGCGTTTGCACAGGCTGGATTACGCCTACGCGCACTACACGAGTACTGTTATGTCAACGGCGAGCGACCATTTACCCGGATGGTAGCCCAAGCCGGGCGCCGTATGTTTCCCCCTGCCGACATACCGAATATCCCGCTGATGTACGGTCTGGCCGTAGAAAAGGACACTACTTATGCATGA